A genomic region of Bosea sp. 124 contains the following coding sequences:
- a CDS encoding ferritin-like domain-containing protein has translation MGLFSKDIKTMDDLFVHQLQDVYYAEKQIYKALPKMIEKATDAKLRQGLEAHRAETEGHIKRLEQVFKQHGAEVKAVNCPAIDGILKEADEVAGEVADKQVLDAAIIAAAQAVEHYEITRYGTLAAWAKQLGRADCAALLQQNLDEEYAADDKLSKLAESGINRKAA, from the coding sequence ATGGGACTTTTTTCCAAGGATATCAAGACGATGGACGATCTCTTCGTCCATCAACTCCAGGACGTCTATTACGCGGAGAAGCAGATTTACAAAGCCTTGCCGAAAATGATCGAGAAGGCGACCGACGCCAAGCTCAGGCAGGGGCTGGAGGCGCATCGCGCCGAGACCGAGGGCCACATCAAGCGGCTCGAACAGGTCTTCAAGCAGCACGGCGCCGAGGTAAAGGCGGTCAACTGTCCGGCGATCGACGGCATCCTCAAGGAAGCCGACGAGGTTGCCGGCGAGGTCGCCGACAAGCAGGTTCTGGACGCCGCGATCATCGCCGCGGCCCAGGCGGTCGAGCATTATGAGATCACCCGCTACGGCACGCTGGCGGCCTGGGCGAAGCAGCTCGGACGCGCCGACTGCGCAGCCCTGCTGCAGCAGAACCTCGATGAGGAATATGCCGCTGACGACAAGCTCTCGAAGCTTGCGGAATCGGGCATCAACCGCAAGGCCGCCTGA
- the sugE gene encoding quaternary ammonium compound efflux SMR transporter SugE, with the protein MAWLYLFVAGLFEVGWAIGLKYTQGFTRLVPTVLTLASMAVSIGLLGLALKTLPVGTAYAVWTGIGTVGTAALGMLVLGEPATVLRLGCIGLIVAGIVGLKLVA; encoded by the coding sequence ATGGCCTGGCTCTATCTGTTCGTCGCCGGACTATTCGAGGTCGGCTGGGCGATCGGCCTGAAATACACGCAGGGCTTCACCAGGCTGGTACCGACCGTCCTGACGCTTGCCAGCATGGCGGTGAGCATCGGACTGCTCGGCCTCGCCCTCAAAACCCTGCCTGTGGGGACCGCCTACGCGGTCTGGACCGGGATCGGCACGGTCGGCACCGCTGCGCTGGGCATGCTTGTGCTCGGAGAGCCGGCCACGGTGCTGCGGCTGGGCTGTATCGGCCTGATCGTCGCCGGCATCGTCGGGCTCAAGCTGGTCGCCTGA
- a CDS encoding MerR family transcriptional regulator, translating to MDTKSADAFRTISEVAEDLDIPQHVLRFWETRFSQIKPLKRGGGRRYYRPDDVALLKGIRRLLYGEGYTIKGLQRILKEQGPRHVQAIGRGAPVGSPPGEAGGAPSRSAAESAPRPSAPSRQPVPPGLDDITLLTAVMAELGECKRILDRALQPPAESA from the coding sequence ATGGACACCAAGAGCGCAGATGCCTTCCGGACCATCAGCGAGGTCGCCGAAGACCTCGATATTCCTCAGCATGTCCTGCGTTTCTGGGAAACGCGCTTCTCCCAGATCAAGCCGCTCAAGCGCGGCGGCGGCCGGCGCTATTACCGGCCCGACGACGTCGCCCTGCTGAAGGGCATCCGCCGGCTGCTCTACGGCGAGGGCTATACGATCAAGGGGCTCCAGCGCATCCTCAAGGAGCAGGGGCCGCGCCATGTCCAGGCGATTGGCCGGGGTGCGCCGGTCGGCTCGCCGCCGGGTGAGGCCGGAGGGGCGCCGTCCCGTTCCGCAGCCGAGTCCGCACCGCGGCCCTCCGCCCCGTCGCGACAGCCGGTGCCGCCGGGTCTCGATGACATCACGCTGCTGACCGCCGTCATGGCCGAGCTCGGCGAGTGCAAGCGCATCCTCGACCGCGCGTTGCAGCCTCCGGCCGAAAGCGCCTGA
- a CDS encoding integration host factor subunit alpha: protein MSGQTVTRADLCEAVYQKIGLSRTESSKLVEAVLDEICDAVARGENVKLSSFGSFVVRDKGERIGRNPKTGVEVPIEPRRVMVFKPSNVMKARINGQLGEGEDE, encoded by the coding sequence ATGTCGGGGCAAACGGTTACGCGGGCCGATCTGTGCGAGGCCGTGTATCAGAAGATCGGCCTTTCGCGGACCGAGTCATCGAAGCTCGTCGAGGCTGTGCTCGACGAGATTTGCGATGCGGTTGCCCGCGGCGAGAACGTCAAGCTGTCTTCGTTCGGGTCCTTCGTCGTGCGCGACAAGGGCGAGCGAATCGGGCGTAATCCCAAGACGGGGGTCGAGGTCCCGATCGAGCCGCGTCGCGTGATGGTGTTCAAACCCTCGAACGTGATGAAGGCCCGCATCAACGGACAGTTGGGTGAGGGCGAAGACGAGTGA
- a CDS encoding beta-ketoacyl-ACP synthase III, which produces MSILRSQIVGCGSYLPARIVTNAELAQRVDTTDEWIVQRTGIRQRHVAADDETTSALGLKAAQAALADAGMDASEIDMIIVATATPDHTFPATATQIQAALGIEGGVAFDLQAVCSGFVFALATADKFLSTGAAKTAIVIGAETFSRILDWEDRTTCVLFGDGAGAVVMKAAPGDGTLADRGVLTTHIRSDGRYKDKLYVDGGPGSTKTVGFLRMEGKEVFRHAVVKLAETVRHTFDETGLSGADIDWFVPHQANRRIIDATADKLGIGHERVVVTVDKHGNTSAASIPLALAEAHRDGRIKRGQLVLIEAMGGGFTWGSALIRW; this is translated from the coding sequence TTGTCTATTCTGCGTTCTCAGATCGTCGGCTGCGGTTCCTATCTGCCGGCGCGCATCGTCACCAATGCGGAACTGGCCCAGCGTGTCGACACCACCGACGAGTGGATCGTCCAGCGCACCGGCATCCGCCAGCGCCATGTCGCGGCCGATGACGAAACCACCTCGGCGCTCGGGCTGAAGGCGGCGCAGGCCGCGCTGGCCGACGCCGGCATGGACGCCAGCGAGATCGACATGATCATCGTGGCGACGGCGACGCCGGACCACACCTTTCCCGCGACCGCGACACAGATCCAGGCGGCGCTCGGCATCGAGGGCGGCGTCGCCTTCGATCTCCAGGCGGTCTGCTCGGGCTTCGTCTTCGCGCTCGCCACCGCCGACAAGTTCCTGAGCACGGGCGCGGCGAAAACCGCCATCGTCATCGGCGCCGAGACCTTCTCGCGTATTCTCGACTGGGAGGACCGCACCACCTGCGTCCTCTTCGGCGATGGCGCGGGCGCTGTGGTCATGAAGGCGGCGCCGGGTGACGGCACGCTGGCCGATCGCGGCGTCCTGACGACGCATATCCGCTCGGATGGGCGCTACAAGGACAAGCTCTATGTCGATGGCGGGCCGGGCTCGACCAAGACGGTCGGGTTCCTGCGCATGGAGGGCAAGGAGGTCTTCCGGCATGCGGTCGTCAAGCTCGCCGAGACAGTGCGGCACACCTTCGACGAGACCGGGCTGAGCGGTGCCGACATCGACTGGTTCGTGCCGCACCAGGCCAATCGCCGCATCATCGACGCCACCGCCGACAAGCTCGGCATCGGCCATGAGCGCGTCGTGGTCACCGTCGACAAGCATGGCAACACCTCGGCCGCTTCGATCCCGCTGGCACTCGCCGAGGCGCATCGCGATGGCCGCATCAAGCGTGGTCAGCTCGTCCTGATCGAGGCGATGGGCGGCGGCTTCACCTGGGGCTCGGCGCTGATCCGTTGGTGA
- the plsX gene encoding phosphate acyltransferase PlsX, which translates to MTRSVTIALDAMGGDHGPAIVIPGAALTLERRPDARFVIFGDEGQVLPLLEQHPKLKAVTTFHHTEVSVKMDDKPSQALRYGRYKSSMWRAIDATKTGEADVTVSAGNTGALMAMSKFCLKSMPEVDRPAIACLWPTVRGESIVLDVGATIGADARHLVDLAVMGAAMARVVFDLDRPTVGLLNVGVEEIKGVEAVKEAGRILRESNLPHLSYHGFVEGDDLGKGTVDVVVTEGFTGNIALKTAEGTARQISSYLKAAMSRSLMAKIGYLFARGAFAALKDKMDPRKVNGGVFLGLEGIVIKSHGGTDAEGFASATELGYEMARENLMAKVREMVAASARQEASAQQEAAAQAAAVQ; encoded by the coding sequence ATGACACGTTCGGTTACAATCGCGCTCGATGCGATGGGCGGGGACCACGGTCCTGCCATCGTCATCCCTGGCGCCGCGCTGACGCTGGAGCGCCGCCCCGATGCCCGCTTCGTGATCTTCGGGGATGAGGGCCAGGTTCTGCCGCTTCTCGAGCAGCACCCGAAGCTCAAGGCGGTGACGACCTTCCACCACACCGAGGTCTCGGTGAAGATGGACGACAAGCCGAGCCAGGCCTTGCGTTATGGCCGCTACAAATCCTCGATGTGGCGGGCGATCGACGCGACCAAGACCGGCGAGGCCGACGTGACCGTCTCGGCTGGCAACACCGGCGCGCTGATGGCGATGTCCAAGTTCTGCCTGAAGTCGATGCCCGAGGTCGATCGTCCGGCGATCGCCTGCCTGTGGCCGACGGTGCGCGGCGAGAGCATCGTGCTCGATGTCGGCGCGACCATCGGCGCCGACGCCCGCCATCTCGTCGATCTCGCCGTGATGGGCGCGGCCATGGCGAGGGTGGTGTTCGATCTGGATCGTCCGACCGTCGGCCTGCTCAATGTCGGCGTCGAGGAGATCAAGGGCGTCGAGGCGGTGAAGGAGGCGGGGCGCATCCTGCGCGAGAGCAACCTGCCGCATCTGAGCTATCACGGCTTCGTCGAGGGCGACGACCTCGGCAAGGGCACGGTCGATGTCGTCGTGACCGAGGGCTTCACCGGAAACATCGCCCTGAAGACCGCAGAGGGTACCGCTCGCCAGATCAGTTCCTATCTGAAGGCTGCGATGAGCCGTTCGCTGATGGCCAAGATCGGTTACCTGTTCGCGCGCGGCGCCTTCGCGGCGCTGAAGGACAAGATGGATCCGCGCAAGGTCAATGGCGGCGTATTCCTCGGCCTCGAGGGCATCGTCATCAAGAGCCATGGCGGCACGGATGCCGAAGGCTTCGCCAGCGCGACCGAGCTTGGTTACGAGATGGCGCGCGAGAACCTGATGGCGAAGGTGCGCGAGATGGTTGCGGCGTCGGCGCGGCAGGAGGCGTCTGCACAGCAGGAAGCGGCTGCGCAGGCAGCCGCCGTCCAATAG
- a CDS encoding YceD family protein: protein MAPESAAALPLHRPVRVDEIKLRGSRIAVHAEAAELAGIARMLDLPSVEALEARYLLSRSGERVKLEGEIKAALHQTCIVTLDAFPVSLSVPLKLDFAPEMPENPRRKSADADGGEIDVEVRLNEDDPPEPILDGVIDLGAVTLEFLALALEPYPRKPGAAFAEPAPEQPPESPFAALARLKRSE, encoded by the coding sequence ATGGCGCCTGAGTCCGCCGCTGCCCTGCCGCTGCATCGGCCCGTCCGGGTCGACGAGATCAAGCTGCGCGGCTCCAGAATCGCCGTCCATGCCGAGGCGGCCGAGCTTGCCGGCATTGCCCGCATGCTCGATCTGCCGTCGGTGGAAGCGCTGGAGGCGCGCTATCTGCTTTCGCGCAGCGGCGAGCGGGTCAAACTGGAGGGTGAGATCAAGGCGGCGCTGCACCAGACCTGCATCGTCACGCTCGATGCCTTCCCGGTCTCGCTCTCTGTGCCGCTGAAGCTCGATTTCGCGCCCGAGATGCCCGAGAATCCGCGGCGCAAGAGCGCCGACGCGGATGGCGGCGAGATCGATGTAGAAGTCCGGCTTAACGAGGACGATCCGCCCGAGCCGATCCTCGACGGCGTGATCGATCTCGGCGCGGTGACGCTGGAATTTCTCGCGCTGGCGCTCGAGCCTTATCCCCGCAAGCCCGGCGCCGCTTTCGCCGAGCCCGCTCCGGAACAGCCCCCTGAATCGCCTTTCGCGGCTCTGGCGCGGCTCAAGCGCAGCGAATGA
- a CDS encoding ubiquinol-cytochrome C chaperone family protein, which translates to MFGLFGKREDRQAPVDALFARIAEASRQPALYLDGGIPDSFEGRFESLTLHVFLVLRRLRELPSPAGDLAQELVDACFAYLELGFRNAGISDIAVPKRMKKIGQMFYGRIRAYETALETQGADDLVDALRRNASPEQTSGKGAAMLAAYARGAQAHLAGLDLDTILRDGPLFPAPAGMEASHGA; encoded by the coding sequence ATGTTCGGTTTGTTCGGCAAGCGCGAGGACAGGCAGGCCCCGGTCGATGCGCTGTTTGCGCGTATCGCCGAGGCGTCACGCCAGCCTGCGCTGTATCTCGACGGCGGCATCCCGGACAGTTTCGAGGGCCGCTTCGAATCGCTGACGCTGCATGTCTTCCTCGTCCTGCGGCGCCTGCGCGAACTGCCGTCCCCGGCCGGCGATCTCGCCCAGGAACTCGTCGATGCCTGCTTCGCCTATCTCGAACTCGGCTTCCGCAATGCCGGCATCAGCGACATCGCCGTTCCCAAGCGCATGAAGAAGATCGGCCAGATGTTCTATGGCCGCATCCGCGCCTATGAGACGGCGCTGGAGACGCAAGGCGCCGACGATCTCGTCGATGCGCTGCGCCGCAATGCCAGCCCGGAGCAGACCTCGGGCAAGGGGGCGGCGATGCTCGCCGCCTATGCTCGCGGCGCGCAGGCGCATCTCGCCGGGCTCGACCTTGATACCATCCTGCGAGACGGTCCGTTGTTTCCGGCCCCGGCCGGGATGGAGGCCAGCCATGGCGCCTGA
- a CDS encoding outer membrane protein assembly factor BamE — MIAFSRRTAFLGALATTSLALAGCGPNAGGFKLASSSGMNEEFNRGFVADDALIAQVKVGMDVQQVLSILGTPSTTSTVGNRTFYYISQTVSRRFQFQDLSVIDQKVLVIYFNKGFKVERIAHYGLQDGVIFDFISRTTATGGEEQSFLRNLFRGVTKFSPFGS; from the coding sequence ATGATCGCCTTTTCTCGCCGTACAGCCTTCCTCGGTGCCCTCGCGACGACGTCTCTGGCCCTTGCGGGCTGCGGCCCCAATGCAGGCGGCTTCAAGCTCGCCTCCTCGTCCGGCATGAACGAGGAGTTCAACCGCGGCTTCGTCGCCGACGATGCGCTGATTGCGCAGGTGAAAGTCGGGATGGACGTGCAGCAGGTGCTGTCGATCCTCGGCACGCCCTCCACCACCTCCACCGTGGGCAACCGGACCTTCTACTATATCAGCCAGACGGTGAGCCGGCGCTTCCAGTTCCAGGACCTCAGCGTCATCGACCAGAAGGTGCTGGTGATCTATTTCAACAAGGGGTTCAAGGTCGAGCGCATCGCCCATTACGGCCTGCAGGACGGCGTGATCTTCGACTTCATCAGCCGCACCACCGCGACCGGCGGCGAGGAGCAGAGCTTCCTGCGCAACCTCTTCCGCGGCGTGACGAAGTTCAGCCCGTTCGGCTCGTAG
- a CDS encoding EamA family transporter — translation MTTPSVTTARSGPGRTTDLALLLVLATLWGGSYTFIRIGVETIPPLTLIAARTLLAGAVLLMVIRWRGLRLPRDLATWRLFLVQACLNSVVPFTLIAWAERSVEAGLATILSSTSPIFVVLLTGLSTSAVRLPPLRLVGIMAGLAGTVLIVGVQAMSGVGEQFSAQLALVAASLCYAGAALFGRHFKGLDPIMPAAGSLVCGAIVLLPLSLMLDRPWTLAPSAASVQALIALSLFSTALAFVIYFRLIARLGSVATTSVAYLRVPTGVVIGMVALGEALAPTAWAGLVLVVGGVLAMTLPVRERSPSC, via the coding sequence ATGACCACGCCTTCTGTTACCACCGCCCGCTCCGGGCCGGGGCGCACGACCGATCTGGCCTTGCTGCTCGTGCTCGCGACGCTCTGGGGCGGCTCCTATACCTTCATCAGGATCGGCGTCGAGACGATCCCGCCCCTGACCCTCATCGCCGCGCGCACGCTGCTGGCGGGGGCGGTCCTGCTGATGGTGATCCGCTGGCGCGGTCTGCGGCTGCCGCGGGACCTCGCGACCTGGCGGCTCTTCCTTGTCCAGGCCTGTCTAAACAGCGTCGTGCCCTTCACGCTGATCGCCTGGGCCGAGCGCAGCGTCGAGGCCGGCCTTGCCACCATCCTGAGTTCGACCAGCCCGATCTTCGTCGTCCTGCTGACCGGCCTGTCGACCTCGGCCGTGCGGCTGCCGCCTCTCAGGCTGGTCGGGATCATGGCGGGCCTCGCCGGGACGGTCCTGATCGTCGGCGTGCAGGCGATGTCGGGCGTCGGCGAGCAGTTTTCGGCCCAGCTCGCACTGGTTGCGGCCAGCCTTTGCTATGCGGGCGCCGCCCTGTTCGGGCGCCACTTCAAGGGGCTCGATCCGATCATGCCCGCAGCGGGCTCGCTCGTCTGCGGAGCGATCGTCCTGCTTCCGCTCAGCCTGATGCTGGACCGGCCCTGGACGCTTGCGCCCTCGGCCGCCTCGGTCCAGGCCCTGATTGCGCTGTCGCTGTTTTCGACCGCGCTGGCCTTCGTGATCTATTTTAGGCTGATCGCGCGGCTGGGGTCGGTCGCGACGACATCCGTCGCCTATCTGCGCGTTCCCACCGGGGTCGTGATCGGAATGGTCGCTCTCGGGGAGGCTTTGGCACCGACGGCCTGGGCCGGGCTGGTCCTGGTTGTCGGTGGCGTGCTGGCGATGACGCTGCCCGTGCGCGAACGGAGCCCTTCTTGCTGA
- a CDS encoding type II toxin-antitoxin system RelE/ParE family toxin, whose amino-acid sequence MRLAFTPTARRDLQEIGDYIARDSWQQALRFVIGLERFCAGLVSQPERYPLLPQRSDRQVRRAPHQDYLIFYASARRPSQYCVYCIPPAMSAGLWKASERSRTFKS is encoded by the coding sequence ATGAGACTTGCCTTCACCCCGACGGCGCGTCGCGACCTGCAGGAAATCGGCGACTATATCGCGCGCGACAGCTGGCAGCAGGCATTGCGGTTCGTCATCGGGCTGGAGCGATTCTGTGCGGGGCTCGTCTCGCAGCCGGAACGCTACCCGCTTCTGCCGCAGCGCAGCGATCGCCAAGTCCGGCGGGCGCCACATCAGGACTATCTGATATTCTACGCGTCGGCGCGGCGACCATCGCAATACTGCGTGTACTGCATTCCGCCCGCGATGTCGGCCGGATTGTGGAAAGCCTCTGAGCGATCTCGAACATTCAAGTCTTAA
- a CDS encoding type II toxin-antitoxin system ParD family antitoxin produces MAVSAELGQRLEEVLETLVASGRYNSKSEVLREGVRLVEEREMRLLALDRALAIGLEEADAGSLMSGGEVFAELRSRYGREPGKAG; encoded by the coding sequence ATGGCTGTGAGTGCGGAACTGGGCCAGCGTCTTGAAGAGGTACTGGAGACGCTCGTTGCATCGGGCCGATACAACTCGAAGAGCGAGGTCCTGCGCGAGGGGGTCCGCCTTGTTGAGGAACGTGAGATGCGCCTGCTGGCTCTGGATCGCGCACTGGCGATCGGGCTGGAGGAAGCAGATGCCGGCAGCCTGATGTCTGGCGGCGAGGTTTTTGCCGAACTCCGCTCGCGCTACGGCCGTGAGCCCGGCAAGGCGGGATGA